Below is a window of Paraburkholderia kururiensis DNA.
CGGCAGGCCGGCGTCCTGTGCGGCCTGGTGCATGTCCTTCGTGAGGCCCGGCGACACGCCGAAGCGCGCGCCCGCCTTCTTCGCCAGTGCGCACTGTTCGGGCTTCGTGATCGTGCCCACGCCCACCACGATGTCTTCGGCCAACTGGCTCGCGCGCTCGATGGCCTTGAGGCCAGCCTCGGTGCGCAAAGTGATTTCGAGTACCTTCACGCCGCCCGCATGCAGCGCGCGCGACACGTTTTCGCCCTGCTCCACCGATTCGAATGCGAGTACCGGAATCACCGGACCGAGCCGTACGATTTCGGCCACTGTCTGTGCAGTCATGTTCAAGCTCCTTGTTTGTGCAGTTCGTGGTGAGCGCGGGATGCCGCGGCGCCCGCCTGCTCGCCCGAACCTTCGCCGGTTGTTGTTTCGCCCACGAGCGGGCCGAATACCGATGCGCCCAGCTCCGCGGGCGCCGCCGCCGCGCGGAACACGCCGAACAATTCGCGGCCGAAGCCGACTTCGTTTTCCGCCTGATGGCGCGGCGCGGCCACCGACCGCGTGGCCCATTCGGCGTCGTCCACTTCGACGTCGAGCACGCCGGCTTCGGCATCGATCACGATCATGTCGCCGTCGCGCACCTTGCCGAGCGGACCTTGCAGCAGCGCTTCGGGCGAGACGTGGATCACCGCGGGCACCTTGCCCGAGGCGCCCGACATGCGGCCGTCCGTCACCAGCGCCACGTGAAAGCCCTGATCCTGCAGCACGCCGAGCAGCGGCGTCAGCCGATGCAGCTCCGGCATGCCGTTGGCGCGTGCGCCCTGGAAGCGCACCACGGCTACGAAGTCGCGCTTCAGTTCGCCGCGATCGAACGCTTCCTGCACCGCTTCCTGAGAGTCGAACACGATGGCCGGCGCCTTCACCACACGATGCTGCGCCGCTACCGCCGAAATCTTGATGACGCCGCGGCCCAGCTTACCCTGCATGAGCCGCAAGCCACCGTCCGGCTGGAACGGCTGCTGGATGCCGCGCAGCACCGCCGTATCCT
It encodes the following:
- the eda gene encoding bifunctional 4-hydroxy-2-oxoglutarate aldolase/2-dehydro-3-deoxy-phosphogluconate aldolase, with amino-acid sequence MTAQTVAEIVRLGPVIPVLAFESVEQGENVSRALHAGGVKVLEITLRTEAGLKAIERASQLAEDIVVGVGTITKPEQCALAKKAGARFGVSPGLTKDMHQAAQDAGLPLLPGVMTPTDIIVALELGYEIVKFFPAQPAGGVPMLQAFHGPFPTLKFCPTGGITAESAPTFLALPNVVCVGGSWLTPKSALAAQNWDEVTRLARAASELAPPAR